The nucleotide sequence TAGGGGATGGGTCGTAGAGATTGGATATGAATGTTACCGGATTGAAGAATTGACTCAAGTTCAGGAATATCACGGTCTGGATTGTCTACGACAACGTGGAGGCGATCGGCAAAGATCGAGACTCGCCAGGGTTCTAAGGTTTGTTTGAGTAAATTGGAGGCTGCCTGGTTATGGTCGGGTTTAATTTCAATCAATTTGCCAGGTTGGGCTGCTTTAATCTGACTGGGAGAGCCTTCAATGACCGTTTCGCCTGCTACCAGGAAACTCATGCGGTTACATTGCTCTGCCTCTTCCAGGTAGTGGGTGGTGACAAGAATGGCAGTACCGCGACGGGCAAAGTCATTAATCAATCGCCAGAACTGCCTGCGTGCCAGGGGGTCTACCCCTGACGTGGGTTCATCCAGAAACAGGATATCCGGTTCATGCATGACTGACGCACCAAAGGCAACCCGCTGTTTCCAACCACCGGGAAGTTGTCCGGTCACCAGGTTTTCCTGCCCTTCCAAACCACAGGTGGTAATCACCCAGTCAATTTTGTCCCGCTGTAAATGACGCGGGATCCCGTAAACCCCCGCATAGAATTGCAGGTTTTGCAGAATCGTCAGATCGTCGTAGAGGGTAAACTTCTGACTCATGTAGCCAATCCGCCGCCGCAGGGTTTGACTCCGCAGGTTGCCCGTTTCACCACCGAGGGAAATATCTCCCGAACTGGTTTCCAGCAAGCCGCACAGCATTTTGATGGTGGTGGTCTTTCCGGCTCCATTGGCACCCAGTAACCCAAAAATCTCACCGTACTGAACGGACACATTTACATTTTTGACCGCCTGAAAACTTCCAAACAGGCGATTTAAATTGCGGGCATAAATGGCAGGAGTGTTTCCCATCCGGTGAGTTGACACCTGACGGGTTGGAGGAAAGGGAATGAAGGGAGGCGCAGACCCCTGCTGGCGCAACCGGGCAACAAAAACGTTTTCCAGGGTAGGCTGGGTCCGCTCAATCTGCTCAATCGGCAAGTTGTGCTCCTGTAATCGCTGACGCACCTGGGTTTCTCCCACATCAGGATCGCAAACCAGCACATCGAGGCGATCGCCAAATGTCTGCACATCAACAATCTCAGAAGTTGGAGGTTGGAAGTTAAAGGTTTTCCCGTTTTTCTTCCCGTCTTCCCCTTCGCTTCTCCTCTGACCCTCTCCTTCCAGCAACACCCGCTCTGCTATCTGCAACTGGCTGGTTCGCACCTCCAACCGATGCAGTCCCAGGCTGTTCTTCAGTTCTGATGGTGTACCAATTTGCTGAATTTGCCCACCGTAGATCAGCCCAACTCGATGGCAGCGTTCAGCTTCGTCCAGGTAGGGAGTTGCCACCACAATCGTCACCCCTTCATCCGCCAGGGCTGCCAGGACATCCCAAAACTCTCGCCGGGAAACCGGATCAACTCCGGTCGTGGGTTCATCCAACAACAGTATTTCCGGCTTATAGATCAGGGAACAACAGAGTGCCAGTTTTTGTTTCATGCCACCAGAGAGCTGACTCGCCAGGCGGTTCCCAAACGACTCCAGATTCATCAGCCGCAGATACTTATCGCGGCGTTCCCAAAAAAGGTGATCGGGAACATTCCGTAACCCGGCGATGTAGCGCAAATTTTCATCGATGCTGAGATCCGGATAGAGAGAAAACTGCTGGGTCAGATAGCCAATTCCCAGCCGGGCATCGCGGGGTTTCTGCCCCAATACGCGAACCGTTCCCATTGTGGCTTCCATCACCCCACCCAGAATGTGAAAGGTGGTGGTTTTGCCAGCCCCATCGGGACCAATCAGCCCAAAGACTTCGCCCCTCTGAACCGAGAAACTGATGCCCTGGAGCGCTGCCAGCCTGCCATAGCGTTTGTGCAGGGCTTCGACGTGGATAATCAGCACCACCCCACTTCACCTCTATCCCTCAAACCATAGAAAACCCTACTGTAGGGCTTCCCACCCGACCCTGCGAGAACCCCAAAAGGCGAACACTCCTCACTTCTCACTCCTCACTTCTCACTCCTCACTCCTCACTTCCCATCCAGCACAATTTCTGCATCTGCGGGCATTCCTGGCTTGGCATAGCCCCCCGGCTGGTCGATCGCCAG is from Leptothermofonsia sichuanensis E412 and encodes:
- a CDS encoding ATP-binding cassette domain-containing protein — translated: MVLIIHVEALHKRYGRLAALQGISFSVQRGEVFGLIGPDGAGKTTTFHILGGVMEATMGTVRVLGQKPRDARLGIGYLTQQFSLYPDLSIDENLRYIAGLRNVPDHLFWERRDKYLRLMNLESFGNRLASQLSGGMKQKLALCCSLIYKPEILLLDEPTTGVDPVSRREFWDVLAALADEGVTIVVATPYLDEAERCHRVGLIYGGQIQQIGTPSELKNSLGLHRLEVRTSQLQIAERVLLEGEGQRRSEGEDGKKNGKTFNFQPPTSEIVDVQTFGDRLDVLVCDPDVGETQVRQRLQEHNLPIEQIERTQPTLENVFVARLRQQGSAPPFIPFPPTRQVSTHRMGNTPAIYARNLNRLFGSFQAVKNVNVSVQYGEIFGLLGANGAGKTTTIKMLCGLLETSSGDISLGGETGNLRSQTLRRRIGYMSQKFTLYDDLTILQNLQFYAGVYGIPRHLQRDKIDWVITTCGLEGQENLVTGQLPGGWKQRVAFGASVMHEPDILFLDEPTSGVDPLARRQFWRLINDFARRGTAILVTTHYLEEAEQCNRMSFLVAGETVIEGSPSQIKAAQPGKLIEIKPDHNQAASNLLKQTLEPWRVSIFADRLHVVVDNPDRDIPELESILQSGNIHIQSLRPIPYSLEDAFIGVVQRAAEKLCSVS